TAAAATATTGTTGGGAAACACATTACAAAGAGTTACTATGAATCCTCGTTATATTGTCGTCGAAGGCGCCATCGGTAGTGGCAAGACCGCTTTGAGCCGCCGCTTGGCAGAGCATTTCAGCGCGTTGCTGTTGTCGGAGAATCCGGATCACAATCCGTTTCTCATGAAGTTTTACAGCAATGTTTCCAATAATGGCTTGGCTGCCGAGCTTTTCTTCCTGACACGCCGCGCTGAAAGCGTGAATATTATTGAAGACCAATGTGCGCAAGGCGGAATGGTTGTGGCTGATTTTTTGCCGGAAAAAGACCGTATTTTTACGCCTATCGTTTTGAATGATGACGAGCAGCAGCTTTTTGCCGATATGAAGCAACGCATTCTGCCGCAATACGTGGAGCCCGATGTGGTGATTTATCTGCAAACCGCCGTCGAAAACAATCGCAAACGCCTGCAAAAACGTCACGAAGGCATCATCAGCTTGTTTCCCGAAGGCTATTTGGGACGGGTGCATGACGAATACAGTCATTTCTTCCATTTGTATCAAAGCGCACCTTTGCTGACCGTCAATGCCGATGAGTTGGATTTGGCCGGCAATGACGACCACTTCCA
This genomic interval from Neisseria flavescens contains the following:
- a CDS encoding deoxynucleoside kinase encodes the protein MNPRYIVVEGAIGSGKTALSRRLAEHFSALLLSENPDHNPFLMKFYSNVSNNGLAAELFFLTRRAESVNIIEDQCAQGGMVVADFLPEKDRIFTPIVLNDDEQQLFADMKQRILPQYVEPDVVIYLQTAVENNRKRLQKRHEGIISLFPEGYLGRVHDEYSHFFHLYQSAPLLTVNADELDLAGNDDHFQLLLRALEDFQGTRSYLNLSEK